The genomic DNA TCGCCGAAGCCGAGCGAGGTGTAGGCCACCACCGAGAAGTACAGGCAGTCCTCGAAGGACGTTACCGGAGTGCCTGCAAAGGCGCCAACGCCGAGGCGGAGGACGAGTAGCCAGTAGGCGCCAGCGTAGATCCAAACCGCGACGGTGTGCCCGACGAAGGTCATCAGCACCACGGCGAGGATCCGGGCGCGGGGCGGGACCGGCAGCTCGGACAGGTGCTCCGAGGTCAGCCGCAACGTCTCGTAGAGAATCAGGATTGTGGTCGTGACGAGGACGACGCTGGCTGTCATGGCGAGGAGCATGCGCGGCCCCGGGTGAGCGTGGCGGCCCGAGCCTGCCCGATAGAGCGAGCGCGTGCTTGGCGTAGCGCTAGTGGGCAGGCGTCGAGGCGCCTTTGACCGAGATCAACGCCGTCCTCCACGGAACGGCATTTCCTCATCGAAGCGCCGCCAACCGGGCGTCGGGATGTGGGAGATGATCATGGCCGACGTGCATGTTGCCGAGGAGCTCTGGTCAACGGGGATGCTGCCCGAGGGCATTCTGGAGCGGTGGTTCGTGGCGGACGGGGCGCGTGTGCGGGCCGGAGAGGCCGTGGCGGCCGTGCGTATCGGCGAGGCCTTGCACGACATCGCCGCGCCGACCGGCGGCCACCTCACGGTCTTGGCACCCGTCAACGAGCTCGTCGACCCCGGCTGCATCATCGCCGAGGTCCACGCCTGACATCAGGGAGGCGGACCATGTCTCAACCCGACGCGGCCACGTCGTCACCGACCTGGCGGACGCAGGAGATCCTGATCGGCGGCATTCAGCACGCCGCCGGTGTCGCGCTGGTGCTGGCGGCGTGGGTGCTGGTCTTCACCAATCATGCCCGCGCGGCCGGGTCCGCGCTCCTGCCGGGCTTGCTCATCGTCACGCTCTACGGCGCCAACCAGATCCGCTTCCGGGCGGTGCTCGAAACGGCGGTGCTGATCGTCGGGGCTTGGACGCTCTTCGCGCCCTGGGCGCTCGGGTTCGCTGCGAACGACGGCGCGACCTGGTCACACGTCGCGCTCGGTGGCGTGGCCATCGCGACCGCCGTTGCACTGCTCCGGATCGCGAGGCGGCCATGACGTTTCAGTCGGCCGCCAGCCACGCGGCCGTTCTGGCCGCCTCCCTGGCGGCTTGCACCGGCGCTCCGGCCGCCGGTCCCGAGGAAGACCATCGCGTCCGTGGGTGGGCCATCGCCGCGCAGCTCTGCAGCGAGTGCCACGTCATCGGCCGCGCCTCGCAGCCCGGCGCGTTCGCCGGCCCGGCCTTTCTGCGGGTCGCCAATATGCCGTCGACGACCGGTCCGGCGCTCGCGGTGTTCCTGCAGAGCCATCACCGGCTGATGCCGAGCCTGAGGCTCGACCGGGACGAGATGGACGCGGTCATCGACTACATCCTCAGCCTCAAGGCCCGAACGGCCGCGCCGCCTCCGGACATCACCTCGGAGGATTGAGGGTGACGCTGCCGCATCCCGTGCTGCTGGCCGATATTGGCGGCACCTACGCTCGCTTCTCCGTCCTTCCGGAGCCGGGAGGACGTCCAGGCCCGATCCGGTAGGTGCCGACGGCCAGCTTCCCCGGCCGGGTCGACGCCATTCGGGCCTATGCCAACCGACAGGACACGGTCCGGCCTCGCTCGGCCTTCCTCGCCGTCGCGGGGCGGATGACCCTCGGCATCACGCGCCTGACCAACGCGCCGTGGCGGTTCGACTCTGGCGGGATCGGCGAGGCGTTCGGCTTGGAAGCGGTGCGGCTGGTCAACGACTACGTGCCGCTCGCCGCCGCCATCACCGTCCTCGACCCGGCCGACTTGGCGCGGATCGGGACGGCTGTCGAAGGGGTTGGACCACGGCTCGTCCTGGGGCCGGGCACGGGCCTGGGCGCGGCCGTCCTGATTCCGGCGGGCGACCGCCTCCTGATCCAGACGACCGAGGCCGGGCACGTCGGGTTCGGCCCCTGCGAGCCCGACGACAAGCTGCCCTGGTCGGCCCTGATGGCGGCCAAGGGTAGGCTCACGGCCTAGACCGTGCTGTCGGGTCCGGGTCTCGTCAGGCTCGTGCGGACCCTCGCGGCTACGCGCGGAGCTGCCGTCGGCTGGAGCGCGCCGCCCGAGGTCCTCGAAGATGCGAGGTCGGACCCGGTCGCCAGGGAAGCGGTCCATCAGTTCGCCCGCCTCCTCGGCAGGTTCGCGGGCGACATGGCGCTGATGTTCTCGGCCACGGGCGGCGTCTTCCTCGCCGGCGGGATCGCGCCACGAATCGTCGACGTCCTGCGGGGCGAAACGTTCGGTCATGCCTTCGAGGACAAGGCTCCGTTCCGCGAGGCCATGCGGGCGGTCCCGCGCGCCGTAATCCTACATCCGGAGCCGGCCATCGACGGTCTCGCGGCGCTCTTAGCCGACGAGGACCGCTTCCTGTTCCCGGCTCATGACTGGCGGGCTTGAGCCAGGTCAAGGTCGGTCAGTCCAGGCACCCGCACGGTGACGGCAGGCGACTCAATTCGAGGGGATCATCATGTCTTATGCCAGCATCATGGTCGCGGCAGATGACGGGCGTCACGCGCCGGCGCGGGTGCGTCTCGCCGCGGAACTGGCGCATCGTCTCGGCGCGGGTCTCGTCGGCGCCGCCGCCTGCATGCCGGACTATCCCCGGGGCTATGGCGAGACCGCCGTGCCCATGGGCATGGTCATCGAGGAGATCCGGCAGGCAGTCTTGGACCGGCTCGCGGGCGTCGAGCAGGCTTTTCGCCATGCCTCCGCCCTGAACGACCGCGTCGAGTGGCGCGCGGACCTCGGGTCACCGGCTTCGTTCCTCGAAGGCCAGTCGCGGGCGGCGGACCTCGTCGTGGTCGGGCGCTATGCGGATGACGAGGGGGTGACGATCGGCATGTCCGTCGACGCCGGCGACGTCCTGATGCGGTTGGGAAAGCCCATCCTGGTGGTCCCGGCCGGCGTCGAGCACCTGGAGGCTAGGCGCGTGCTCGTGGGCTGGAAGAACACCCCGCAAACGCGCCGGGCCGTGTCTGACGCCCTGCCCATGATCAGGCGTGCGGAGGCGGTGCAGGTGTTCCGCGTCTCGGACGGCGACGACCAGGCCGAGGTCGAGGACGTGGCCCGCTACTTGGCGCGGCACGACGTAAACGCGACCGCGCATCTGGCCAAGCCCTCGGGTTGGACCGTCGCCGACGACGTCCGGAAAGCGACGCGCGACTTCGACGCCGACCTGATCGTGGCAGGCGCCTACGGCTACAGCCGCATGCGCGAGTGGTTCTTCGGCGGGGTCACGCGGGACCTGCTGGCGCAGGCGTCCGTCTGCTGCCTGCTGTCCCACTGACCGGAGGGCGTTTCGATGGCCAGCCCGGGCAATCTGGATCGAGGCGAACTGGGTTTCTCGCCACCTTCGCCCACGCGTCCCCCCGGACCAGGGTCAAGACCCCTCACCCGAGCCGGTCGGGGTGCCCATGCCAGGACAGGACGACATGCCGCCGATGAACGAGCCCCTAGGCATCCCGGAATGACCTGCCCCCACGAGGTGGTCCGAGCTCAAGATTAGTGCAGGGTCGGCCTGGAGTTGACCCGGTTTGTGGTCCACGACCTATGCAATTTCTCGGGCTGTGACAGCTTGGTTGGCGAAGGCTCGGGGCGTCAAGCCGCCCAGGGCTGTATGGGGTCGATCTTCGTTGTAGTGGCACCTCCAGTCCTCGATGCGTTCACGGGCATCGGCTAGCGATAGGAACCACGAAGCGTTCAAGCACTCTGCCCGTAGGCGGCCGTTGAACGACTCGATGTAGGCGTTGTCGGTCGGCTTACCCGGTCGGGAGAAGTCGATCTCAACCCCGTTCAGATAAGCCCATTGGTCGAGCATGCGCCCGGCGAATTCCGGCCCATTGTCAACCCGTAGGCTCTTTGGACGACCGCGGAGCTTCACCAGTGCGTCCAGGGCCTCGGTCACCTGGAAGGCGCGGAAATTGGCTCTCGGTGTGAGCGAGAGCGCCTCTCGCGTATGGCAATCGACGACCGTCAGGATCCGGAATGGACGCCCGTCGAACAGGCGATCGGACATGAAGTCCATGGCCCAGACCTCGTTGGGACCGCCGATCGCGGGCCGCCCTTGTCGGTAGCGCCAGGCCCGTTTGCGCTTGGGTAGCTTGGGCCGGATCGACAGCCCTTCGTCCCGGTAGATCCGGTAGGTGCGCTTGTGGTTCACCTCCCAGCCCTCCCGTCGCAACAGGATGTGCAGCCGCCGGTAGCCGTAGCGCACCCGTGCGGCAGCGAGTTCCTTCAGCCGCATGCGCAGTGCCACCTGAGGGTCGGCGCGCTTGCGGTAACGCTGAGACGAGCGGCCGAAACCGGTGGCCTGACAGGCCCGACGCTCGCTGATGCCGTAGGTCACCTGCAGGTGACCGGCGACCTCACGGCGAACGGCGGGCCTCACCACTTTCGCTTGAGCACATCCTGCAGCATGGAGCGGTCCAGCGTCAGGTCGGCCACCAGCCGTTTGAGCTTGCTGTTCTCGTCCTCCAGCTGCTTCAGCCGCCGGATCTCCGGCACGCCCATGCCGACGAACTGCTTCTTCCAGCGGTAAAACGTCGGCTCAGACACGCCCATCTTCCGGCAGACCTCATCCACCGAGGCGCCGTTCTCCGCCTGCCGCAGGGCAAAGGCGATCTGTTCGTTCGTGAAGCGTTTGCGAGGCATGGCATCCACCCTCCTTCAGGGTTCAGGATGCCCGAAAAACTTGCGCTCGGCGCGGACCAGTTTGCTGGGTCAGGGTCACTCAGGATCTCCCGCTCCTGGCGTAGCACCTCGTTCTCGCGCCGCAGGCGCGCGAGCTCGGCGGCTATGTCCTCCGCCGATCGGCCGGCGGATGGTCCATCTCCCGCTCACGTCGACCGTCAATCCAGTTGCGCAGCGTCGAGAGCCCGGCGCCGAGATCGGCGGCGACCTCGCGGCGCGACCGCCCACTCGTCTGCACCAATCGCACCGCCTCAGCACGAAACTCGGGGGTAAAGGTCTGCTTCAGGTCTGCCTGCGGAACCCTCCTCCTTCAAGAAGAGAGGTCTCCACTTTCTCGGGGCAAGTCCAGACCGGGCGTTGCTCCGACCGATAGAGGGCCACCGGGTCGCGCCGATGCTGTGTCGGCGTCCGCTGGTGGCCGCCGTTCATTGCTTCGCCACAAGCGCCAGAGGAGCGATAGCCGCCAGCTCAGCAAGCTACCGGCAAGGACTGGCGAAGGAACGGATTTCTGCAGCTCGGTCGCTGTCAGAAGGAGCTGCGACCTTCAGGGTCGGAGTTCCAACTGCGACCCAAATGCGACCCAGAGGCCGAAGCGCTATAAAGTCGCTTGGATCTCTGGACCTAACATACTGATTTTTTTGGTAGCGAGGGAGGGATTTGAACCCCCGACACAAGGATTATGATTCCTCTGCTCTAACCAGCTGAGCTACCCCGCCACGAGCAGCGATCGTCCGCGAGGACGATGCGTGCAGTGGCGGCGGTATAGGGAGAGCGGGCGCTCGGTGTCAACGGTTCTCCGTGCGCAAATCGCGGACGCGGAACTGTCGCGTTCCGCGCCGCACGGATCGCGGAAGGAAATGCTCGGCTGTCACCCGGAGCCGACGGTCGCCGACGCGGCGGCCATGTCCGACTCGCCCGAGGCCGCTAGGTTGCCGCACGGGCCGCGCGACGGCCCGTGAGATCACGGAGCGTTCGATGACAGCGCGCATGAGCCATCGCAGGACGACCAGCATCGCCGTCCTTCTCGTCCTTGGGTTGCCGCTCGCCGCCGGTCCGGCCGTCGCGGCGGGCAAGGAGGTCACCTACCGCGCCGCCCTCAACGGCGGCAGCGAGGTCCCGGCGACCGCGTCCCACGGCGAGGGCGAGGTCACCGCGACCTTCGATCCCGCCACCAAGCGCCTGAGCTGGTCAGGCCGGTACAGCGGCCTCACCGGTCCGGTCACGGCCGCCCATTTCCACGGGCCGGCCAAGGCGGGCGAGAACGCCGGCGTGCTTGTTCCGGTGACGGCGGCGAGCAGTCCCTTCACCGGCGAGGCGACCCTCGACGACGCCAAGGCCGCCGATCTCGCGGCCGGCAAGCTGTACTTCAACCTCCACACCGCCGCGAACCCGAAGGGCGAAATCCGCGGCCAGCTGGAGCGCGCACCCTGATCCGGAACAGCGGAAGCCTCGACGATCCGGGCCGCGCCCGGTAGGCGGATCCCGTCCACCTGCCGGAGCCTTCGATGAAGCACACCGACGCCATCATCGCCTGGACACCCGTCCGCTGGGCGGAGCTGAAGCCGGAAACCGCCGGGCAGGTCGTCATCCTGCCCGCGCCCGACACCGCCGGAGAGGCCAAGCGCTACATGATGCGCGCCGGCGCCAGCTCGTCCGCCCTGGCCACCCTGTCGGAGGAAGCGCGCATCGCGCGCCTCTTCATCGACTTCCAGACCGTGGTCGTCCGCGACGGGATCGATCCCCAGGTCGCCCACCGGGCCTTCCTGGCGATCGACGAGTACCGGTTCCGCATCGCCCCCGACACCGAGGGCGCGGAATTCGAGGACCCGCCCGAGGAAGATTAACCTCACCTCATCGGCACGGTTCACCGCGCTCATGGAAGCGTGAGAATTTAGAATACACACATTACGGGCGCGCCCTATCTCCCGGCGGGTCCTCAATTCGTCGGAGGCCGGCCATGCCCGTATCCCGTCGCGCCGTCATCGCCGCAGCCGCCCTCGCTCCGCTCGCCGGCCGCCTCGCCGCGGCGGCGGAGCCTCTGATCCGTCGGCCGATTCCATCGACCGGCGAGATGCTCCCGGCCATCGGGATCGGTACGTCCCGGCGTTACGAGGTCGAACCGGCGCCCGAGGCAGTGGCGCCTTTGAGGGAGGCCGTGAGAACCTTCGTCGATCTCGGCGGATCGGTGATCGACACGGCCCCGAGCTACGGCACCGCCGAGGACGTCCTCGGCCTGATCCTGGCGGAGCCCGGCCTGCGCCGGAAGATCTTCCTCGCCAGCAAGGTGGACACGACCGGCCGCGACGCGACGCTCGCGGAATTCGACCGGTCGCTCAAGCGAATGAAGGTCGACACTCTCGATCTGGTAGCGGTCCACAACCTGATCGACGTGACCGAGAATCTGGCGGCCCTGCGCGACCTGAAGGCGCAGAAGCGCATCCGATACGTCGGCGTCACGGTCTGGCGCGACAACCAGCTCGACGCGCTGGAAGCCGTCATGAGGCGCGAGAGTCTCGACTTCATCCAGGTCAACTACGCCATCGACAACCGCGCCGCCGCCGAGCGCGTGCTCCCGCTGGCCGCGGATCGTGGCACGGCGGTGATGACCAACGTGCCCTTCGGCCGCGACCGCCTGTTCAAGGCGGTCCAGGGCAAGGAGCTGCCGGCGGTCGCCAAGGATCTCGGCTGCGCGAGCTGGCCGCAATTCTTCCTGAAATACGTCCTCGGCAACCCCGCCGTGACCTGCCCGATCCCCGGCATGGCGAAGGCTGCCTACGTCGAGGACAACCTCGGCGCCGCGCGGGGCAAGCTCCCGGATGCGGCGCAGCGCAAGCAGATGGAGACGTTCATCGATGCGGTCTGATCTCACCTCGCGCCGCGCGGCGCTCGCCCTCGCGGGCGGACTGGCCGTGGCCGCGGCTCTCCCGGCGGCCGTGCCCGCCCTGGCCCAAGACGGCCCGAAAAAGATCCGGATCGGCGTCATCGGGGCCGGGAATATCGGTGGCACGATCGGGACGCTCTGGGTCAGGGACGGCCACGAGGTGATGTTCGCCTCCCGCCACCCGGAGCAGCTCGCCGCCATGGTCTCGGAGCTCGGGCCGAAGGCGAAGGCCGGCACGCCCGAGGAGGCGATTACGTTCGGGGACGCGGTCTTCATCGCCGTCCCCTACAAGGCCTATCCGGACCTCGCGAAGGAGATCGGCCCGTCCCTCAAGGGCAAGGTCGTCCTCGACGCCGGCAATGCCACGCAGAAGCGCGACGGCGCGCTCTACGACGAGGTCCAGGCCAGCGGGATCGGCGCCACCTCGGCCAAGTACTTCGCCGGCGCCAAGCTCGTGCGCGCCTTCAACGCGGCCAACTACAAGGTCTTCGCCAAGGAGGGCGCGGACGGCGGCAAGGGGCGCGCGGGCGGTCGGATGGCGATCCCGATCGCCGGGGACGACCCGGAGGCGCTGAAGGTCGCCGAGGGTCTTGTCCGCGACGCCGGATTCGATCCGGTGGTGGTCGGCCCGCTCAAGGACGCCGACAAGTTCGCCATGGGCAGCCCGGGCTTCGGCCACGACGTCACCGCGCCTGAGATGCGCGGGAAACTCGGACTGGCGAAATAGGCGCTTCGCCCGACCCCTCGCCGCGCCCTGCGGCGGCGAGGGGTGCGACCGCGTCTCCCCGAGGGAGACTTGTCCGGGGAAGAAGCTCGTCTCGGTGAGATCGGCCCATGCCTGAATCCGGCCCCGCCCGCGGCACCCTCGCGCGCCTGATCGACGTTCAGCCCGGGGAGGGTCGGGCGCTGGCATGGTCCTGGGCCTACATCTTCTCGATCCTCGCCGCCTACTACGTCCTGCGCCCCATCCGGGATCAGATGGGCGTCGCTGGCGGCATCGAGAACCTGCCCTGGCTGTTCACCGCTACCCTGGTCGGGATGCTCGCCCTGAACCTGCCCTTCGCCTACCTGGTGAAGCGGATGCCGCGGGCGCGGTTCGTGCCGATCACCTATCGGTTCTTCGCGGCCAACATCCTCGCCTTCGCGCTGACGCTCTATCTCGCGCCCCCCGAGTGGGGCGTGTGGATCGGCCGGGTGTTCTTCGTCTGGCTGTCGATCTTCAACCTGTTCGTGGTGTCGATCTTTTGGGCGACGATCGTCGACGTGTTCTCGAACGCCCAGGGCAAGCGGCTGTTCGGCTTCATCGCGGCCGGCGCGACGCTCGGCGCCATCGCGGGCTCGGC from Methylobacterium radiotolerans JCM 2831 includes the following:
- a CDS encoding potassium channel family protein, with product MLLAMTASVVLVTTTILILYETLRLTSEHLSELPVPPRARILAVVLMTFVGHTVAVWIYAGAYWLLVLRLGVGAFAGTPVTSFEDCLYFSVVAYTSLGFGDHFPTSHTRLLAGVEALNGLLLIGWSASFTYLAMERYWPLHGKAHAHRTARTSHDNGADPGRERFFPPAPGV
- a CDS encoding biotin/lipoyl-containing protein; translated protein: MADVHVAEELWSTGMLPEGILERWFVADGARVRAGEAVAAVRIGEALHDIAAPTGGHLTVLAPVNELVDPGCIIAEVHA
- a CDS encoding SPW repeat protein, giving the protein MSQPDAATSSPTWRTQEILIGGIQHAAGVALVLAAWVLVFTNHARAAGSALLPGLLIVTLYGANQIRFRAVLETAVLIVGAWTLFAPWALGFAANDGATWSHVALGGVAIATAVALLRIARRP
- a CDS encoding c-type cytochrome: MTFQSAASHAAVLAASLAACTGAPAAGPEEDHRVRGWAIAAQLCSECHVIGRASQPGAFAGPAFLRVANMPSTTGPALAVFLQSHHRLMPSLRLDRDEMDAVIDYILSLKARTAAPPPDITSED
- a CDS encoding universal stress protein; the encoded protein is MSYASIMVAADDGRHAPARVRLAAELAHRLGAGLVGAAACMPDYPRGYGETAVPMGMVIEEIRQAVLDRLAGVEQAFRHASALNDRVEWRADLGSPASFLEGQSRAADLVVVGRYADDEGVTIGMSVDAGDVLMRLGKPILVVPAGVEHLEARRVLVGWKNTPQTRRAVSDALPMIRRAEAVQVFRVSDGDDQAEVEDVARYLARHDVNATAHLAKPSGWTVADDVRKATRDFDADLIVAGAYGYSRMREWFFGGVTRDLLAQASVCCLLSH
- a CDS encoding IS3-like element ISMra1 family transposase (programmed frameshift); protein product: MPRKRFTNEQIAFALRQAENGASVDEVCRKMGVSEPTFYRWKKQFVGMGVPEIRRLKQLEDENSKLKRLVADLTLDRSMLQDVLKRKLVRPAVRREVAGHLQVTYGISERRACQATGFGRSSQRYRKRADPQVALRMRLKELAAARVRYGYRRLHILLRREGWEVNHKRTYRIYRDEGLSIRPKLPKRKRAWRYRQGRPAIGGPNEVWAMDFMSDRLFDGRPFRILTVVDCHTREALSLTPRANFRAFQVTEALDALVKLRGRPKSLRVDNGPEFAGRMLDQWAYLNGVEIDFSRPGKPTDNAYIESFNGRLRAECLNASWFLSLADARERIEDWRCHYNEDRPHTALGGLTPRAFANQAVTAREIA
- a CDS encoding CHRD domain-containing protein, which translates into the protein MTARMSHRRTTSIAVLLVLGLPLAAGPAVAAGKEVTYRAALNGGSEVPATASHGEGEVTATFDPATKRLSWSGRYSGLTGPVTAAHFHGPAKAGENAGVLVPVTAASSPFTGEATLDDAKAADLAAGKLYFNLHTAANPKGEIRGQLERAP
- a CDS encoding aldo/keto reductase, translated to MPVSRRAVIAAAALAPLAGRLAAAAEPLIRRPIPSTGEMLPAIGIGTSRRYEVEPAPEAVAPLREAVRTFVDLGGSVIDTAPSYGTAEDVLGLILAEPGLRRKIFLASKVDTTGRDATLAEFDRSLKRMKVDTLDLVAVHNLIDVTENLAALRDLKAQKRIRYVGVTVWRDNQLDALEAVMRRESLDFIQVNYAIDNRAAAERVLPLAADRGTAVMTNVPFGRDRLFKAVQGKELPAVAKDLGCASWPQFFLKYVLGNPAVTCPIPGMAKAAYVEDNLGAARGKLPDAAQRKQMETFIDAV
- a CDS encoding NADPH-dependent F420 reductase, yielding MRSDLTSRRAALALAGGLAVAAALPAAVPALAQDGPKKIRIGVIGAGNIGGTIGTLWVRDGHEVMFASRHPEQLAAMVSELGPKAKAGTPEEAITFGDAVFIAVPYKAYPDLAKEIGPSLKGKVVLDAGNATQKRDGALYDEVQASGIGATSAKYFAGAKLVRAFNAANYKVFAKEGADGGKGRAGGRMAIPIAGDDPEALKVAEGLVRDAGFDPVVVGPLKDADKFAMGSPGFGHDVTAPEMRGKLGLAK